A segment of the Pseudomonadota bacterium genome:
TAGTCCCCGGATACGGGTTATATATCCAATCCCCACCGGCTCTTTTTACTGCGATGAGCAACAGGTTCCCCATACTTCTGAAATCTATTTCCTCCACAGATTTCCCCATGTATGGTGAATGGTCTGGTATGTGCACCTCCTCTACCCTGAGGGGCGATTCCCTGTCCCTCAACATATTATCAAGGAAGGAGGTCACATTTGGCCTTATCATCTCTGATGCCATGCGTAATCCGCCTATGTAATTCAGGGCAACAACCGCATCTGCACCAGCCATTTTTATCTTATCCACATTCTTTGTGTCATTACAACGAGACACAATCCTCAGCGAAGGGTTTAGCTGTTTTGCAGTTAACACAATGACAATATTATCATTATCGGAATTGGTCGTGGCAAAAAGCCCCTTTGCCTTTTTTATCATAGCCTTCTCAAGAATTTCATTTTCTGTTGAATCTCCGACTATCATATCAATGTTAAGATCGTGTGCTTTCAGAACCTCTAACTTTGTTTCATCCATATCGATTGCTACCTGGTGTCTTTTTGTATGATAGAGTTCATGAACGATATAGAGTCCTACCATCCCAATCCCGCACACGATATAATGGTTTTTCATCTTTTCTATGTGTTTCTCC
Coding sequences within it:
- a CDS encoding TrkA family potassium uptake protein, producing YGDVIGLDDKPFGKLFTIVFIFLGAGTMAYLFTTLAAYIIEGELKKAFRRRTMEKHIEKMKNHYIVCGIGMVGLYIVHELYHTKRHQVAIDMDETKLEVLKAHDLNIDMIVGDSTENEILEKAMIKKAKGLFATTNSDNDNIVIVLTAKQLNPSLRIVSRCNDTKNVDKIKMAGADAVVALNYIGGLRMASEMIRPNVTSFLDNMLRDRESPLRVEEVHIPDHSPYMGKSVEEIDFRSMGNLLLIAVKRAGGDWIYNPYPGTILEKDMSLIILSSTEERELLQTLVSAESHRSSE